The following coding sequences lie in one Oryctolagus cuniculus chromosome 7, mOryCun1.1, whole genome shotgun sequence genomic window:
- the TAL1 gene encoding T-cell acute lymphocytic leukemia protein 1: MTEQPPNEAARSDPQLEGRDEAEARMAPPHLVLLNGVAKETSRAPPAEPRVIELGARPGPGGGPAGGGGAARDLKGRDAAAAEARHRVPTTELCRPPGPPPAPAPAPAAAELPGDGRMVQLSPSAPAAPAAPGRALLYSLSQPLASLGSGFFGEPDAFPMFTTNSRVKRRPSPYEMEITDGPHTKVVRRIFTNSRERWRQQNVNGAFAELRKLIPTHPPDKKLSKNEILRLAMKYINFLAKLLNDQEEEGSQRAKPGKDAVGGAAGGGGGAGAGAPPDDLLQDVLSPNSSCGSSLDGAASPDSYTEEPAPKHTSRSLHPALLPAADGAGPR, encoded by the exons ATGACCGAGCAGCCGCCGAACGAGGCGGCACGCAGTGACCCCCAGCTAGAGGGACGGGACGAGGCCGAGGCCCGCATGGCCCCCCCGCACCTGGTCCTGCTGAACGGCGTCGCCAAGGAGACGAGCCGCGCGCCGCCGGCGGAGCCCCGGGTCATTGAGCTGGGCGCGCGCCCCGGCCCTGGGGGCGGCCCCGCCGGTGGGGGCGGCGCCGCGCGAGACTTAAAGGGCCGCGACGCAGCGGCGGCCGAAGCGCGCCATCGGGTGCCCACCACTGAGCTGTGCAGACCTCCGGGGCCCCCGCCggcccccgcgcccgccccggcTGCCGCGGAGCTGCCCGGAGACGGCCGCATGGTGCAGCTGAGCCCGTCCGCGCCGGCGGCCCCCGCCGCCCCGGGCCGCGCGCTGCTCTACAGCCTCAGCCAACCGCTGGCCTCGCTCGGCAG CGGGTTCTTTGGAGAGCCTGATGCCTTCCCCATGTTCACCACCAACAGCCGGGTGAAGAGGAGACCCTCCCCCTACGAGATGGAGATCACCGATG gcccccacACCAAAGTCGTGCGGCGCATCTTCACCAACAGCCGGGAGCGCTGGCGGCAGCAGAACGTGAACGGGGCCTTCGCCGAGCTCCGCAAGCTGATCCCCACGCACCCCCCGGACAAGAAGCTCAGCAAGAATGAGATCCTGCGCCTGGCCATGAAGTACATCAACTTCCTGGCCAAGCTGCTCAACGACCAAGAGGAGGAGGGCTCCCAGCGGGCCAAGCCTGGCAAGGACGCTGTGGGGGGGGccgcgggcgggggcggcggggcaggggctggtgcgCCCCCCGATGACCTGCTGCAGGATGTGCTCTCCCCcaactccagctgtggcagctccCTGGACGGGGCAGCCAGCCCGGACAGCTATACAGAGGAGCCGGCCCCCAAGCACACGAGCCGCAGCCTCCATCCCGCCCTGCTGCCTGCCGCCGATGGGGCTGGCCCCCGGTGA
- the PDZK1IP1 gene encoding PDZK1-interacting protein 1 isoform X2 — translation MSALGLILLGLLTAASPASCQQGVGRLQPWMQGLIAVAVFLVLVAIAFAVNHFWCQEESDPTNVVMTVGNKSDGVLVGMDGRYSSTAASFRCTSPDVLRGPFQESSVCPGK, via the exons ATGTCCGCCCTCGGCCTGATCCTCCTGGGCCTGCTCACGGCAGCGTCTCCTGCCAGCTGCCAACAAG GCGTGGGGAGACTCCAGCCCTGGATGCAGGGCCTCATCGCCGTGGCCGTGTTCCTGGTGCTCGTGGCCATCGCCTTTGCCGTCAACCACTTCTGGTGCCAGGAAGAGTC ggacccTACGAACGTGGTCATGACCGTGGGAAACAAGTCCGATGGGGTCCTGGTAGGCATGGATGGCAGGTACTCCTCCACGGCGGCCAGCTTCAG GTGCACAAGCCCAGATGTGCTCAGGGGACCCTTCCAAGAGTCAAGTGTCTGTCCTGGAAAATGA
- the PDZK1IP1 gene encoding PDZK1-interacting protein 1 isoform X1, with amino-acid sequence MSALGLILLGLLTAASPASCQQGVGRLQPWMQGLIAVAVFLVLVAIAFAVNHFWCQEESDPTNVVMTVGNKSDGVLVGMDGRYSSTAASFRSSEHESAYENALEEEAKVRSTPM; translated from the exons ATGTCCGCCCTCGGCCTGATCCTCCTGGGCCTGCTCACGGCAGCGTCTCCTGCCAGCTGCCAACAAG GCGTGGGGAGACTCCAGCCCTGGATGCAGGGCCTCATCGCCGTGGCCGTGTTCCTGGTGCTCGTGGCCATCGCCTTTGCCGTCAACCACTTCTGGTGCCAGGAAGAGTC ggacccTACGAACGTGGTCATGACCGTGGGAAACAAGTCCGATGGGGTCCTGGTAGGCATGGATGGCAGGTACTCCTCCACGGCGGCCAGCTTCAG GTCCAGCGAGCATGAGAGTGCCTACGAGAacgccctggaggaggaggccaaGGTCCGCAGCACCCCCATGTGA